From a single Deltaproteobacteria bacterium genomic region:
- a CDS encoding sulfite exporter TauE/SafE family protein → MALDPTHILVGVALLFAAFVKGATGLGFPLIATPTVALLLDIRIAVTILILPNLLMDVTQAFRDGFPHAVFKRFRSMVGLTVVGVFLGTMVLVMLPLWALNLCLGIMVLVFVASNLTKFDFTITPAAEKILSPFFGFVSGFLNGMTNAAGPTLAIYFYSLKLEKRDFVKSIATIFVITKATQLIAVSTWNLFNWETITLSMQVLLFTLLGFFAGLKTQDRVNQKTFNRGLLVLLTIIGVILIARAMLQTA, encoded by the coding sequence CCTTTTGTTCGCGGCGTTCGTCAAGGGCGCCACCGGCCTGGGCTTTCCTCTCATTGCGACGCCGACCGTCGCGCTGCTGTTGGACATTCGCATCGCGGTGACGATTCTTATCCTGCCCAATTTATTAATGGACGTCACGCAGGCGTTTCGCGACGGCTTTCCCCACGCGGTGTTCAAACGCTTCAGATCGATGGTCGGGCTGACCGTCGTCGGTGTGTTCCTCGGCACCATGGTGCTGGTGATGCTGCCGCTATGGGCATTGAATCTGTGCCTTGGAATCATGGTGCTGGTTTTTGTCGCGTCGAATCTCACGAAGTTCGACTTCACGATCACGCCCGCGGCGGAGAAAATACTTTCACCGTTTTTTGGCTTCGTCAGCGGTTTTCTCAATGGCATGACCAATGCCGCCGGGCCGACGCTGGCGATTTACTTTTACAGCTTGAAATTGGAGAAGCGCGACTTCGTCAAATCGATCGCCACGATCTTCGTGATCACCAAAGCCACGCAATTAATCGCCGTCTCGACCTGGAATCTGTTCAACTGGGAGACGATCACGCTGTCGATGCAGGTTTTGCTTTTTACCTTGCTCGGTTTCTTCGCCGGCCTGAAGACCCAAGACCGAGTGAATCAAAAAACCTTCAATCGCGGTCTCCTAGTTTTGCTGACCATCATCGGCGTGATTTTGATTGCGCGGGCGATGCTGCAAACAGCTTAA
- a CDS encoding isochorismatase family protein, producing the protein MASWDDILTPRDKEVFKLSGFGKKAGFGQRPALLIIDVNYNFTGDKPEPILESVKRFRTSCGEEGWDGVYNIRELLTEARKKHLPTFYTTAEENRSNSTTLIGGWAAKSSRSTEDMTDQWEKANQIVAEIAPQPGDIVVHKQKPSAFFGTPLMSMLTEVHADTLIVTGTTTSGCVRASVIDAFSYNMKVSVVEECVFDRGQASHKINLFDMAMKYADVVPLKEALEYIRSLPDNLYAPAL; encoded by the coding sequence ATGGCCAGTTGGGACGACATTCTGACGCCGCGCGATAAAGAAGTTTTCAAGCTTTCAGGTTTCGGCAAAAAGGCCGGTTTTGGCCAGCGGCCCGCGCTCTTGATCATCGATGTCAATTACAATTTTACCGGTGACAAGCCCGAGCCGATTTTGGAATCGGTCAAGCGCTTTCGCACCAGCTGCGGCGAAGAGGGCTGGGACGGCGTGTATAACATTCGTGAGCTGCTGACTGAAGCGCGCAAAAAACATCTGCCGACGTTTTACACCACGGCGGAAGAAAACCGCTCAAACAGCACGACGCTGATCGGCGGCTGGGCTGCGAAAAGCAGCCGCAGCACCGAAGACATGACCGATCAATGGGAAAAAGCCAATCAAATCGTCGCCGAGATCGCGCCGCAACCGGGCGATATCGTCGTGCACAAACAAAAACCGAGCGCCTTTTTCGGCACGCCGCTCATGAGCATGCTGACCGAAGTTCATGCCGACACTTTGATCGTCACGGGCACAACCACCAGCGGCTGCGTCCGTGCCAGCGTCATCGACGCCTTTTCCTACAACATGAAAGTCTCGGTGGTCGAAGAATGCGTCTTCGACCGCGGCCAGGCGTCGCACAAGATCAATCTTTTTGACATGGCCATGAAGTACGCCGACGTGGTGCCGCTCAAAGAGGCCCTCGAGTACATTCGCAGCCTGCCGGACAATCTCTACGCGCCGGCGCTTTAA
- a CDS encoding methyltransferase domain-containing protein: MPFVPTPPEVIDRMLQMAQVKSTDSIYDIGSGDGAIIIYAAKKYGARGVGIEIDRDLVLKARNKAFVEKVEHLVEFREQDAFTVDVSPATVVTLYMLPEFNAKLAPILERQLKPGTRVVSHDYEIRGWVPDRVEDMPGHVLHKHTILLFEIR; the protein is encoded by the coding sequence GTGCCCTTCGTGCCGACGCCGCCGGAAGTGATCGACCGCATGCTGCAAATGGCTCAGGTAAAGAGCACTGATTCGATCTATGACATCGGCAGCGGCGATGGGGCGATCATTATTTACGCCGCGAAAAAATACGGCGCGCGCGGCGTCGGCATCGAAATCGACCGCGATTTGGTCTTGAAAGCGCGCAACAAAGCGTTTGTCGAAAAAGTGGAACATCTGGTCGAGTTCCGCGAGCAGGACGCTTTTACGGTGGACGTGTCGCCGGCAACCGTCGTGACGCTCTACATGCTACCCGAGTTCAACGCCAAGTTAGCACCCATCTTGGAGCGCCAGCTCAAACCGGGAACTCGAGTGGTCTCGCATGACTACGAGATTCGCGGCTGGGTGCCCGACCGCGTCGAGGACATGCCTGGCCACGTGCTCCACAAGCACACGATCCTGTTGTTTGAAATCCGTTGA
- a CDS encoding amidohydrolase, with product MRVIDADGHVEENPITFSDKYFAPEFRPFRPVVVPGPEEGLAYWMIDEQLLPRRVGRGCNNLGTPTSYNGKPVRHAQRKPDTVGSMELTNLSERLQIMDEENIAIQVMYPTLFLAYPLSSNPAYVSAMCDAYNRWLGDVLGRHERLKWVGVANLDDIPAAVKQVKEAKKLGAVGMMILGTAGDRLLDDASLLPFYEAMESENLPLAVHVGWACPSLNNLYTHIYPSGVIPFLMPVLMGMVSMMSGGIFDKFPKLRVVYLEAGCLWVHFILERLHHRFQHSGKNLSNIVSRTAPIQKLAPEEYIKKGNLYFSSEVEDILLPQVLDLVGDTQLMFASDMPHGDRERFAAKTLTDRKDISDAAKTKILETNPTRFYDLPEF from the coding sequence ATGCGTGTCATCGATGCTGACGGCCACGTCGAAGAAAACCCGATCACTTTCAGCGATAAATATTTCGCCCCCGAGTTTCGCCCGTTTCGACCCGTCGTTGTGCCCGGCCCCGAAGAAGGCCTCGCCTATTGGATGATCGATGAGCAGCTCCTGCCGCGCCGCGTCGGCCGCGGCTGCAACAATTTAGGCACGCCTACAAGCTATAACGGTAAACCGGTGCGCCACGCGCAGCGGAAACCTGACACGGTCGGCAGCATGGAGCTGACCAATCTGAGTGAACGCTTACAGATCATGGATGAAGAAAATATCGCGATCCAAGTGATGTACCCGACGCTTTTTCTTGCCTATCCGCTCAGCAGCAATCCCGCCTATGTCTCGGCCATGTGCGACGCGTACAACCGTTGGTTGGGTGATGTGCTGGGCCGCCATGAGCGGCTCAAGTGGGTGGGTGTGGCGAACCTCGACGACATTCCCGCAGCGGTTAAACAAGTGAAGGAAGCAAAAAAGCTGGGAGCCGTCGGCATGATGATTCTCGGCACCGCCGGCGATCGGCTGCTCGACGACGCCAGCCTTCTGCCATTCTATGAAGCGATGGAAAGCGAAAACTTGCCGCTGGCGGTGCATGTTGGTTGGGCCTGTCCGTCGCTGAACAATCTTTACACGCACATCTATCCCTCGGGCGTCATTCCCTTTTTGATGCCGGTGTTGATGGGCATGGTGTCGATGATGAGCGGCGGCATCTTCGACAAGTTTCCAAAGCTGCGCGTTGTTTACCTAGAGGCCGGCTGCCTGTGGGTGCATTTCATTCTCGAACGGTTGCACCATCGCTTTCAGCACTCCGGCAAGAACCTGTCTAACATCGTTTCGCGCACGGCGCCGATACAGAAACTGGCGCCGGAAGAATACATCAAGAAGGGCAACCTGTATTTCAGCTCCGAAGTCGAAGACATTCTGCTGCCGCAAGTTCTCGATTTGGTCGGCGACACACAACTGATGTTCGCTTCCGACATGCCGCACGGCGACCGCGAACGATTCGCCGCAAAAACTTTGACGGATCGCAAAGATATCAGCGACGCGGCGAAAACCAAGATTTTGGAAACCAATCCGACACGCTTTTACGACTTGCCAGAGTTCTAG
- a CDS encoding amidohydrolase: protein MNMNTIDADGHIVEKDSDIRKYLTEPFNKRGGRLLPSDGLDTNLGGLVGGLEEVDIPTRLTDMTKESIDVAVLFPTSSFAVNGFMERDYAVAYARAYNDYAAEVCKHSPRLKAVGLVALQDPEAAVAEANRAVTKLGLCSIAVATQGTKEHLGSKTFWPLYEEMQRLNVPLSVHNRRETPAGDKRFDSFIFMHTIGRPVETVIQFAGLMYAGVPEKFPKLRISFLECGVGWAPYWIERMDEEWEKRGKVEAPLCKHKPSEYISQGNWFFAFEPEEKTLPFAIEHLGDDKIIFASDYPHWDGMFPYVTKTIRERKDLSEQSKKRILGENAKRLYGWN from the coding sequence ATGAACATGAACACGATCGATGCCGACGGCCATATCGTCGAAAAAGATTCCGATATCAGAAAATACTTAACCGAACCTTTCAACAAACGCGGCGGCAGGTTGCTGCCCTCCGACGGCTTGGACACCAATCTGGGCGGTTTAGTGGGCGGCCTGGAGGAAGTTGACATTCCGACTCGCCTGACCGACATGACCAAAGAAAGCATCGACGTCGCCGTGCTGTTTCCGACCAGCAGCTTCGCCGTTAACGGTTTCATGGAGCGCGACTACGCAGTCGCCTACGCGCGCGCCTACAACGACTACGCCGCCGAAGTTTGCAAACACAGCCCGCGTCTGAAAGCGGTAGGCCTGGTGGCGCTGCAAGATCCCGAGGCGGCAGTTGCTGAAGCCAACCGTGCGGTGACTAAGCTTGGCCTTTGCTCCATCGCCGTGGCGACCCAAGGCACCAAAGAGCACCTCGGCTCAAAAACTTTCTGGCCGCTTTACGAAGAAATGCAGCGCTTAAATGTTCCCCTCAGCGTGCACAATCGGCGCGAGACGCCGGCGGGCGACAAACGCTTTGACAGTTTTATCTTTATGCACACCATCGGCCGCCCGGTGGAGACCGTTATTCAATTTGCCGGCTTGATGTATGCTGGCGTGCCAGAGAAGTTTCCCAAACTGCGCATCTCGTTTCTCGAATGCGGCGTCGGCTGGGCGCCCTATTGGATCGAACGGATGGACGAAGAGTGGGAAAAGCGCGGCAAAGTCGAAGCGCCGCTGTGCAAACACAAACCCAGTGAATATATCAGTCAAGGCAACTGGTTCTTCGCCTTCGAGCCCGAGGAGAAAACCCTGCCCTTTGCGATCGAGCACCTTGGCGATGATAAGATTATTTTTGCGTCAGACTACCCGCACTGGGACGGCATGTTTCCCTATGTGACGAAAACCATTCGCGAGCGCAAGGATCTATCTGAACAAAGCAAGAAGCGGATACTCGGAGAAAACGCCAAGCGGCTCTACGGCTGGAACTAA
- the moaA gene encoding GTP 3',8-cyclase MoaA → MLVDTFKRPVKDLRISVTDRCNFRCTYCMPLDEYEWIHKREILTFEEITRLATLFVSLGVEKIRLTGGEPLVRQDLHQLVAKLSAIDGLKDICLTTNGALLAEKIAALKDAGLKRVNISVDSLDPGKFRRITKRGDLDKVLDGVFAAKQHGLAPIKLNAVVERGVNDDDILPLVEFCREHGFAMRFIEYMDVGNANNWTSAKLVSKKEIIEIIHSRYPLKEIGRADGHAPSVDYEFVDGKGDIGVIASVTEPFCSSCTRARITADGKFVTCLFSQVGHDLKAKLRSGASDDELLQLLSSIWGQRTDRYSEERLRAMRSANYDPKEHKKIEMISLGG, encoded by the coding sequence ATGCTCGTCGACACTTTCAAACGCCCGGTGAAAGACCTGCGGATTTCGGTCACCGACCGGTGCAATTTCCGCTGCACCTATTGCATGCCATTGGACGAGTACGAGTGGATCCATAAGAGGGAAATTCTCACTTTTGAGGAGATCACCCGGCTCGCGACCCTGTTTGTCTCTCTCGGTGTCGAGAAAATTCGCCTGACCGGCGGTGAGCCGCTGGTGCGCCAGGACCTACATCAACTGGTGGCCAAGCTCTCTGCCATCGATGGTCTCAAAGACATTTGCTTGACGACCAATGGCGCGCTGCTGGCGGAAAAGATCGCGGCGCTGAAAGACGCCGGTCTTAAGCGCGTCAATATCAGCGTCGATTCGTTGGATCCCGGGAAGTTTCGGCGCATCACCAAACGGGGAGATTTGGACAAGGTGCTCGACGGCGTCTTTGCCGCAAAGCAGCATGGACTTGCGCCGATCAAACTGAACGCGGTAGTAGAGCGCGGCGTCAATGACGATGACATTCTCCCGTTGGTCGAGTTTTGCCGCGAGCATGGGTTCGCCATGCGCTTCATTGAGTACATGGACGTTGGCAATGCCAACAATTGGACTTCGGCCAAGCTGGTTTCCAAAAAAGAAATCATCGAGATCATCCACTCGCGCTATCCGCTCAAAGAAATCGGCCGCGCCGATGGCCACGCGCCGTCGGTGGATTACGAATTTGTCGACGGTAAAGGCGATATCGGCGTCATCGCCTCGGTCACCGAGCCGTTTTGTTCGAGCTGCACGCGGGCGCGCATCACTGCCGATGGCAAGTTTGTGACGTGTCTCTTCTCACAAGTGGGCCACGATCTTAAAGCCAAGCTGCGCAGCGGCGCTTCGGACGATGAACTCTTGCAACTGCTTAGTTCCATCTGGGGCCAACGCACCGATCGCTATTCCGAAGAGCGCCTGCGCGCGATGCGCTCGGCCAACTACGATCCCAAAGAGCATAAGAAGATCGAGATGATTTCTTTGGGCGGTTGA
- a CDS encoding MFS transporter — MSSAKLALLGKSMNDKASVKGPDERRTPISALRHREFAIYWGGSVLSLVGTQFTTVAMAWQIYELTNSPLQLGMLGLARGAPMLVLLLFGGLLADAVNRRQLLIATQIGQLIVSVVLVLLTLWGQVSPWVLYAASLFLALFSALEQPARTAIIPNIVPRSDLTNALALSSTQRQVANIVGPSLAGLLLAHSGAALCYVVDALSWLAMLAALAMMRPLVQTAGGRGAVSMKALREGVEFVWAHPVILAMMALDFAQNFFGSGRALLPVYARDILNVGPQGLGLLYTANSVGALVMGAVMSVRRPPQRAGIWVLMAVAAYGIFTALFGISHSFWLSFLMLAGAGAANTVSFVLRNTINQLVTPDEIRGRVTSVNSMFTNTGPQLGQFEAGAVASAIGPVASTALGGALVTVVAASLAAVGSVRKFEVRENARARV; from the coding sequence ATGAGCAGTGCGAAGCTGGCGCTTCTCGGAAAATCGATGAACGATAAAGCCTCGGTCAAAGGACCCGACGAAAGACGCACACCGATCTCCGCGCTGCGGCATCGTGAATTTGCCATTTACTGGGGCGGTTCGGTTTTATCGTTGGTCGGCACCCAGTTCACCACCGTGGCGATGGCGTGGCAGATCTACGAGCTGACCAACTCGCCGCTGCAGTTGGGCATGCTCGGCTTGGCGCGCGGTGCACCGATGTTGGTGTTGCTACTGTTCGGCGGCTTGCTGGCGGACGCTGTCAATCGGCGTCAGCTTTTGATTGCGACGCAGATCGGCCAATTGATTGTCTCGGTCGTTCTCGTGCTGCTAACCCTTTGGGGGCAAGTGTCGCCTTGGGTGCTCTATGCCGCCAGTCTATTTCTCGCCCTGTTCAGCGCCCTTGAGCAGCCGGCACGGACCGCGATTATTCCCAACATCGTGCCGCGCAGCGATCTCACCAACGCGCTGGCCTTGAGCAGCACCCAACGGCAGGTGGCCAATATCGTCGGCCCTTCCTTGGCGGGTTTGTTGCTTGCCCACAGCGGCGCCGCGCTGTGCTACGTCGTCGATGCGTTATCATGGTTGGCAATGTTGGCCGCGTTGGCGATGATGCGCCCGCTGGTGCAGACGGCTGGCGGACGCGGCGCGGTCTCCATGAAAGCGCTGCGCGAAGGCGTGGAGTTTGTCTGGGCGCATCCGGTGATCCTCGCCATGATGGCGTTGGATTTCGCGCAAAATTTTTTCGGTAGCGGCCGGGCGCTCCTGCCAGTCTACGCCCGCGACATCTTAAACGTCGGCCCGCAGGGACTCGGATTACTCTACACCGCCAATTCGGTCGGAGCGCTCGTCATGGGCGCGGTCATGAGCGTGCGCAGGCCCCCGCAGCGTGCGGGCATATGGGTTCTAATGGCTGTCGCTGCCTATGGAATCTTCACGGCGCTCTTCGGCATCTCGCATTCCTTCTGGCTATCGTTTCTCATGCTCGCCGGAGCGGGCGCGGCGAATACCGTGAGCTTTGTGCTGCGCAACACCATCAATCAACTGGTAACGCCCGACGAAATCCGTGGACGCGTCACAAGCGTCAACAGCATGTTTACCAACACCGGGCCGCAGCTCGGGCAATTCGAAGCCGGCGCAGTGGCGTCGGCCATAGGCCCGGTCGCGTCGACGGCACTAGGCGGCGCGCTGGTGACGGTGGTCGCCGCCAGCTTGGCGGCGGTTGGCTCAGTGCGAAAGTTCGAGGTTCGCGAGAACGCGCGGGCGCGGGTTTGA
- a CDS encoding MFS transporter, giving the protein MTFKLSRDGWLLLVTCAVRSFAYGFLSVILGLYLDALGLSAATIGWIFTAALAGGAVMTLLLTSVADTMGRKFLLVVGALLMAAAGVAFAVTSNPWFLAIAAVLGTISPSGKDIGPFLSIEQAILPQTTDDRNRTTIFSVYNLVGSLAGALGALAVAAPSFFLFSQLEGYRYLIWGYVCCALLLAFLFGLLSPSVEGARKRDPAAPRAGLNRSRGIVIKLAALFSLDAFAGAFIVQSIMAYWFYLRYNVDLKSLGGIFFGTNVLAALSFLAAPAIARRYGLLNTMVFTHLPSNVLLLLVPLMPSVEWAVAVLLLRHLLSQMDVPTRQSYTMAVVEPDERAASAGVLSVARNVGAAVAPLFTGAILAAPALGLPFLLAGGLKIVYDLWIFGVFRHVKPPEEQR; this is encoded by the coding sequence ATGACCTTCAAACTATCGCGCGATGGCTGGCTGCTACTTGTCACCTGCGCGGTGCGTTCGTTTGCCTACGGCTTTCTCTCGGTCATTCTCGGTCTGTATCTCGATGCGCTTGGCCTCAGCGCGGCGACAATCGGTTGGATCTTTACCGCCGCGTTGGCCGGCGGCGCGGTGATGACGCTGCTCTTGACCAGCGTCGCCGATACGATGGGGCGAAAATTCCTGCTGGTCGTCGGCGCTTTGTTGATGGCTGCGGCAGGTGTGGCATTCGCTGTCACGAGTAATCCGTGGTTTCTAGCCATCGCGGCAGTTCTCGGCACCATCAGTCCGTCTGGAAAAGACATCGGGCCTTTTCTTTCGATAGAACAAGCGATCCTGCCGCAAACGACCGACGATCGAAATCGAACGACAATATTCTCCGTCTACAACCTTGTGGGGTCATTGGCAGGAGCGCTGGGCGCGCTTGCCGTCGCCGCGCCATCGTTCTTCTTGTTTTCCCAATTGGAAGGCTATCGGTATCTGATCTGGGGATACGTCTGTTGCGCTCTGCTGCTAGCGTTTTTGTTTGGCTTACTTTCACCCAGTGTGGAAGGTGCGAGAAAGCGCGACCCCGCAGCGCCAAGAGCTGGTTTGAATCGTTCGCGCGGTATCGTGATCAAATTGGCTGCGCTCTTTTCACTCGACGCGTTCGCCGGTGCGTTTATCGTGCAGAGCATCATGGCTTACTGGTTCTATCTGCGCTACAACGTCGATCTGAAATCGCTCGGCGGTATCTTCTTCGGCACGAATGTGCTCGCGGCGCTGTCATTTCTTGCTGCGCCAGCCATCGCGCGGCGCTATGGTTTGCTCAACACGATGGTCTTTACTCATCTACCGTCGAATGTGTTGCTCTTATTGGTGCCGCTGATGCCCAGCGTCGAGTGGGCGGTGGCGGTGCTTTTGTTGCGTCATCTGCTATCGCAAATGGACGTGCCGACGCGACAATCCTACACGATGGCGGTCGTCGAACCCGACGAACGCGCCGCGTCCGCCGGCGTGCTCTCCGTCGCACGGAATGTCGGAGCAGCCGTTGCGCCGTTGTTTACAGGAGCGATCCTCGCGGCGCCCGCGCTAGGGTTGCCGTTCTTACTCGCCGGCGGACTGAAGATTGTTTACGATTTGTGGATCTTCGGGGTCTTCCGGCATGTGAAGCCGCCGGAGGAGCAGCGATAA
- a CDS encoding exo-alpha-sialidase, with product MFKFMLGFLLSAIFLLSACAPPRQAFDTSPITNLDLSAPVRVSHSADDDEDPTLIVGRDRQFYVVWSAKQGNQANLTMRSSRDGRLWTNERRIPDGPGENFYPSLTQSRDGTFHLGWFRLQRAGGRRDIFYTNSSDGHTWARPTTITKEGKDWAPTVYEDAKGVLWIVWSSGRTGNRELFAVQSHDNGKNWFAPQQITRSPEEDDFPHVLANANGDRVMVWTRYRPGSPLLDYVKDGSAEIVMANSRDGVTWSKPVVVSPTDPNSQYLDLVPHVFSDREQRRFYLSWTSGRSSPDGAILVRDLSNNSAPVLQLTNENRPSYSGKIIATDQPGEYLMVWTAREGKLKIFARRFRL from the coding sequence ATGTTCAAGTTCATGTTAGGTTTTCTGTTGTCGGCGATCTTCCTACTTAGCGCGTGCGCGCCGCCGCGCCAAGCGTTCGATACCTCACCGATCACGAATCTTGACCTATCTGCGCCGGTGCGCGTGAGTCACAGTGCGGATGACGACGAAGATCCGACGCTGATCGTGGGACGCGACCGTCAGTTTTATGTGGTCTGGTCGGCAAAGCAAGGCAACCAGGCCAATCTCACGATGCGCAGCTCGCGCGATGGACGACTTTGGACCAACGAAAGGCGTATTCCGGACGGACCCGGGGAAAACTTTTATCCATCGCTTACTCAGTCACGCGACGGCACCTTTCATTTAGGATGGTTTCGGCTGCAAAGAGCCGGCGGGCGGCGTGATATTTTCTATACCAACTCATCCGATGGTCACACCTGGGCCCGACCGACGACCATCACAAAAGAAGGCAAAGACTGGGCGCCGACGGTTTACGAAGATGCCAAGGGTGTTCTGTGGATTGTTTGGTCGTCCGGTCGCACCGGCAATCGCGAATTGTTTGCAGTTCAGTCGCACGATAACGGAAAAAACTGGTTTGCGCCCCAGCAAATCACGAGAAGTCCGGAGGAAGATGATTTTCCCCACGTGTTGGCAAACGCGAACGGTGATCGCGTCATGGTTTGGACGCGCTACCGTCCCGGCTCGCCGCTGTTGGATTACGTCAAAGACGGCTCAGCGGAAATCGTCATGGCCAACTCACGCGACGGAGTCACGTGGTCGAAGCCCGTTGTTGTTTCTCCAACTGATCCCAACTCACAATATCTTGACCTTGTGCCCCATGTTTTCAGCGATCGTGAACAGCGGCGATTCTACCTCAGTTGGACTTCGGGCCGATCGAGTCCCGACGGCGCGATCTTGGTTCGCGATCTGTCCAACAACTCTGCGCCGGTGCTGCAACTGACCAACGAAAATCGCCCGAGTTATTCCGGCAAGATTATCGCCACCGATCAGCCAGGTGAGTATCTCATGGTGTGGACCGCGCGGGAGGGAAAGTTGAAAATCTTCGCGCGGCGATTTCGGCTGTAG